From the genome of Aquipuribacter sp. SD81:
GCATCGCACGCATCGCCCGGGAGCGCGGCGTGGTCGCACCCGTGCTCGTGCGGGTCAACGTGGGCGTGGAGGCGCACACGCACGAGTTCATCGCCACGGCCCACGAGGACCAGAAGTTCGGCCTGGCGCTGTCCGACGGGGTCGCCGCCGGCGTCGTCGCGGACGTCCTGGCGCGCCCCGAGCTCGACCTGCGCGGCCTGCACAGCCACATCGGCTCGCAGATCTTCGACCCGTCGGGCTTCGAGGTGGCCGTGCGTCGCCTCGTGCGGCTGCACGCCGACGTCGCGCGCGACCACGGTGTCGTCCTGCCGGAGATGGACCTCGGTGGTGGCTTCGGTATCGCGTACTCCTCGACCGACCGGCCCATGCCCGTCGAGGACATCGCCCGACGCCTCGCGCGCGTCGTCGCCGAGGAGTGCGCGGCCGCCCGGGTCGACGTCCCGCGGATCAGCGTCGAGCCGGGGCGCGCGGTCGTCGGCCCCACCACGTTCACCCTGTATGAGGTCGGCACGGTCAAGCCCGTCACGCTCGACGGCGGCGGCGACCGGACGTACGTGAGCGTCGACGGCGGCATGAGCGACAACGTCCGCACCGCGCTTTACGACGCGGACTACTCGTGCACGCTCGCCTCCCGGGCGTCCGACGCGCCGCCGGTGATGGCCCGGGTCGTCGGCAAGCACTGCGAGAGCGGTGACATCGTCGTGCGCGACGAGTTCCTCCCGGCCGACGTCCGCCGCGGTGACCTGCTCGCGGTGCCAGGGACCGGGGCCTACTGCCGGTCCCTGGCCAGCCAGTACAACCACGTGCCGCGTCCGCCGGTCGTCGCCGTGCGGGACGGGGCGTCGCGGGTGCTGCTGCGGCGCGAGACCGAGGAGGACGTGCTCGCCCTCGACCTGGGGTGAGGCCGGGCTCGGGGCTCCGGGCTCCGGGCTCGGGGCTCGGGGCCTCGGGGCTCGGGGCTCGAGGCGGGGCCGCGTGCACGCACGACGCCTCCGCGTGCCGCGACCTCACGCGACGTCGTCGTCGCCCCGGAGCCGCGCGTCCCACGGCCGGCGCTCGTCCAGGGTCCCTCCGGGCTCCCAGCCGTCGTCCGGTGGCCGGGGCGGCACGTACTCGTCGGGCTCGCCCACCGGCTCCTGGTAACGGACCATGTCGCCTTCCAGGTCCAGGTCCAGGTCCAGGTCCAGGTCCAGGTCCAGGTCCAGGTCCGGGTCTCGGTCCCGGTCTCGGTCTCGGTCCAATGCGTGATCGAGAGCGCGCTCCCGGGCCCACCGCTCCGGCGGCCCGACACCGTCCGCTGCTGCCGGCGCGCGCGCCGGGACCCAGCTCGGCGGCAGGGTGCGGTAGAGGTGACCCGTCGGTGAGGTGTGGTCGAGGCGCCCGTCGGCGGTCTGCGCGACGCCCCAGCCGCCGCGGTGCTTCGCCCGGTGGTGCAGCCGGCAGTAGCCCGCGAGGTTCCAGGCCGCCGTGGGGCCCTCGGGCCACGGGACGGTGTGGTCGTTGTCGCAGCGCGCGGCCCGTCGGCGGCAGCCCGGCCAGCGGCACGTGACGTCACGTGCCCGGACGGCCTCCGCGAGACCCGTCGAGGGCTCGTACCCCTCCTCCGCGGGCAGGTGCCGCGTGGCGACCGCGCCCCGAGCGTCGAGGGGGACGACGCGTGCCCGGCGGGCGGCCCGCACGACGGCGCGGGCGACGGGCGTCGGCAACGGACCGGTCCCCGGCAGCTCCGCGGCCCCGCCGGACCCGGCACGCGCGGGCACGTCCTGAAGGACGCTCATCGGCACGAGCACGTCGACGCCGATGCTCACGTGCGGCACCGGCGAGCCGAGCACGTCGGGCGTGCCGACGAGCAGCTGCAGGGCCGCGTCGGCGCGGGCCTGCTCGAGGCTCGGCACGTCGAGCTCGGCGAGGTCGCCGGCCGCCACGGCGCGCCGGGCGTCGGTGAGCCGCGCACGGGCGTGCGCGTCGAGCTGCTCGTAGGCGGCGGCGACGTCGACGGCCGACGCGGTGAGCTGCAGGACGGCCATGCCGTCGGGCAGGCCCCACGAGACGACGCGCCGTCGGCGGCGCGCCACGCGGCAGCGACGCCCCTGGCTCGCCGGGTCCGCGCTCGCGAGCGTCCGGCGCGCCGCGGTCGCGAGCTGTCCCGGGGTGCCGAGCGACCAACCGGCGCCCGACCTGGTTCCTGGGTGCGCCTTGCGCTCCTCCTCGCGGGTCGTGAGGACGTCGGCCTCGACCTCCCGGGCGACGCGGTCGTCGGCGGCTCCGTCGAGGGCCTCACACAGTGCGCGGGCGTGCGCGAGCCCGATCACGCCTCCGCCGAGGGCTGACAGCGTCGCCGGCTGCCGCACGGCGAGGCGGAGCGCGAGGTCGACGCGCTCCTGTGCGGCCCGCTGCGACACGCGCAGCGCCGCGGCGACCTCGGTGGCGGTGAAGCGGTCGACCTCCGCGGCGTCCGCCGGGCCGCCGGCGCGTTCGACGGCGCGCTCGCCACCGAGCTCGGCGACGAGCGCGACGTGGGTGGCGCGCCGTCGGGACGCGAGCACGGCGACGAGCCGCAGCGTCACGCCCTCGGCCCACCCGGCGAGGGCGGTGGCCTCTGCCATCGCGTCGACGAGCTCTGCGTCAGAAGACACGTCGTCGCCGGCCTGCCCGGCCGATGAGTCGCCGGCACCGTCAAGGCGCCGTGACAGCTCCGACAGCGAGGCCGTGAGGCGGTCGACGGGCAGGGGCTCGAACACGTGTACGACTGTGCCACGACCCCCCGACACTACGACCGGCGCGGCGTCGTCAACGTCTTCGCGTACCGCGTCTCGGCCACGTCCACGGCGTGGCCGGCGACCTGGAGCCTTGCCGTCCGCTCGACGCCGTCGGCCCGCCAGCCGTGGCGGGAGTAGAAGGCCCGGGCGCGTGGGTTGGCCGTCACGACCCACAGGCGAGCCGTCGCGTGACCGCCCGCGAGCAGGTCGGCCTCGGCCGCGGCGAGCAGCGCGGTGCCCACGCCGCCGCGCCACGCCGCCGGGTCGACGTTGAGGGCGAACAGCTCCCCGTCGTCCCCGGTCGCCGCCTCCCGGGCCGCACCTGCGTGGGCGAACCCGAGGACGAGGCCGGGGCCGGCGGCCACGGTGAGTCCGGCACGGTGAGGGCCCTCGAGCAGGCGCCGCCAGCCCTCGGTGCGCCGGGCCACGTCGAGCGCGTCGAGGGCCTCGTCCGGCATCACCCCGCGGTAGGCGGCCTGCCAGGCGCGCACGTGCACGCGGGCGAGCCCCGCCGCGTCGTCGACGTCCGCACGACGCAGCTCCCACCCCTCCGGCACGGCGACAGCGTGGCAGGACGGTCGCGCCCCGGCCACGGGCCGCCCCGGCCACGGGCTGCCCCGGCCGCGGTCCGCCGGGGCGGGACCGTGACCGGGGCGGGACCGTGACCGGGGCGGGACCATGACCGGGACGCGGCCGTGGCCGGGAGTGCGTCGGGTCTCAACCGACGAGCGTGTCCTCGCGGTCGGGCACGCGGTGCCGTGGCTGCGGCACCGCCCCGGCCGCGTCCGGCTCCTCCCGGAACCCGTACCGCTGCCACCAGCGGGCCAAGGGGGCGGGCGCCCACCAGTTCGCGGTGCCGAGCAGCCGCATGGTGGCCGGCACGAGCAGTGTCCGGACGACCGTCGCGTCGAGCAGGAGCGCGAAGGCGAGTCCGAGCCCGATCATCTGGATGAAGGTGACGTCGCCGAGCATGAAGCCGCCGACCACGAGCCCGAGCAGGAGCGCCGCGGCGGTCACGATCCCGCCGGTGCGCTGCAGCCCGTTCGCCACCGCGGTGGTGTTGTCGCCGGTGCGGTCCCACTCCTCGCGCATGCGCGACAGCAGGAACACCTCGTAGTCCATCGACAAGCCGAACGCGATGGCCACGATGACGACGAGCTGGCTGGTCTCGAGGAAGCCGGTCTCGGTGAAGCCGAGCACGCCCGCGAGGTTGCCGTCGCCGAACGCCCACACGAGCACGCCGAAGGTCGCGGCGATCGTCGCGGTGTTGAGCAGCGCCGCCTTGACCGGCAGCAGCACGGAGCCGAAGGCCCAGAAGAGCAGCAGCAGCATCGTGACGACGACGAAGCCGACGGCCCACGGCAGGCGGTCGGTGATGACGTCGAGCCGGTCGACGAAGTAGGCGGTCTCACCGGTCACGAGGACCTCGACGCCGGGCACGGACAGGTCGCGCAGGTCCGCCACCAGCTCGCGGGACGCGGCCGAGAAGGGGTCGGAGTCCTCGAGCGGCACCGACAGGCGCAGTGCCCGCTCGGCGGCCGCCTCGACGCGCGGCTCGGCCCCGGCCACGTCGCTCACCGCGGCCGTCAGCGCCGTCCGCTGCGCTTCGGCCAGGGTGGTCCCGTCGGTGCCGCGGGCGACGACCTGCACGGCGTCGGTCGCGAGCCACGGCAGCTCGGCGTCGACCGTCTCGCCGGCCTGGCGCGACTCGGCGCGCTCCGGCAGGGCGCGGGTGTCGACGCCACCGAGCTGCAGCCCCCCGACGGGCGCGACGAGCACCGCGAGGAGGGCGACGGTGCCGACGACGACCAGGACGGGGCGCCGCATGACGGTCCGCGCGATGCGGGCCCACGGCCCGTCCGTCCGGGCGGCACCGGCTCGTGCGCCGCGCCGGAACGGCAGGCCGAGGGCGTCGACGCGGTGCCCGAGCAGGCGCAGCAGCGCCGGCAGCACCGTCAGGGCGGCGAGCATCGCGAGGACGACCGCCGCGATCGAGCCGATCCCGAGCGAGCGCACGAACATGAACGGGAAGAACAGCATCGCGGCGAGCGAGACCGCGACGGTGAGGCCGGAGACGAGCACCGTCCGCCCGGCCGTGCCGAGGGTCGCCTCGAGCGCCGCGCCGACGTCGCGCCCGGGGCGGAGCTCCTCGCGGAAGCGCGCGACCATGAGCAGCCCGTAGTCCACGGCGAGGCCGAGCCCGAGCGCCGTGATGACGTTGACGCTGAAGATGCTGACGTCGGTCAGCTCGCCGACCGCGGACACGGCGCCGAAGGCGCCGACGATGGCGAAGGCGCCGATCGCGAGCGGCAGGGACCCGGCGACGAGACCCCCGAGGATGACGACGAGCAGGACGAGGACGACCGGCACCATCACGCCCTCCGCGAGCGCG
Proteins encoded in this window:
- the lysA gene encoding diaminopimelate decarboxylase codes for the protein MRAHEAGALHAEAMAPGPSWLRVPEDVNALLPRLWSRTVDRGDDGVLRVGGVSVLDLAAEHGTPAYVLDETDLRARARAHARAFDAAFADLCGGADVYYAAKAFVSVAVARWVHEEGLRLDTCTGGELAVGVRAGVPGAAMGLHGNNKSDAEIDRALAHGVGRIVVDSAEEPARIARIARERGVVAPVLVRVNVGVEAHTHEFIATAHEDQKFGLALSDGVAAGVVADVLARPELDLRGLHSHIGSQIFDPSGFEVAVRRLVRLHADVARDHGVVLPEMDLGGGFGIAYSSTDRPMPVEDIARRLARVVAEECAAARVDVPRISVEPGRAVVGPTTFTLYEVGTVKPVTLDGGGDRTYVSVDGGMSDNVRTALYDADYSCTLASRASDAPPVMARVVGKHCESGDIVVRDEFLPADVRRGDLLAVPGTGAYCRSLASQYNHVPRPPVVAVRDGASRVLLRRETEEDVLALDLG
- a CDS encoding HNH endonuclease signature motif containing protein, encoding MFEPLPVDRLTASLSELSRRLDGAGDSSAGQAGDDVSSDAELVDAMAEATALAGWAEGVTLRLVAVLASRRRATHVALVAELGGERAVERAGGPADAAEVDRFTATEVAAALRVSQRAAQERVDLALRLAVRQPATLSALGGGVIGLAHARALCEALDGAADDRVAREVEADVLTTREEERKAHPGTRSGAGWSLGTPGQLATAARRTLASADPASQGRRCRVARRRRRVVSWGLPDGMAVLQLTASAVDVAAAYEQLDAHARARLTDARRAVAAGDLAELDVPSLEQARADAALQLLVGTPDVLGSPVPHVSIGVDVLVPMSVLQDVPARAGSGGAAELPGTGPLPTPVARAVVRAARRARVVPLDARGAVATRHLPAEEGYEPSTGLAEAVRARDVTCRWPGCRRRAARCDNDHTVPWPEGPTAAWNLAGYCRLHHRAKHRGGWGVAQTADGRLDHTSPTGHLYRTLPPSWVPARAPAAADGVGPPERWARERALDHALDRDRDRDRDPDLDLDLDLDLDLDLDLEGDMVRYQEPVGEPDEYVPPRPPDDGWEPGGTLDERRPWDARLRGDDDVA
- a CDS encoding GNAT family N-acetyltransferase, with the protein product MPEGWELRRADVDDAAGLARVHVRAWQAAYRGVMPDEALDALDVARRTEGWRRLLEGPHRAGLTVAAGPGLVLGFAHAGAAREAATGDDGELFALNVDPAAWRGGVGTALLAAAEADLLAGGHATARLWVVTANPRARAFYSRHGWRADGVERTARLQVAGHAVDVAETRYAKTLTTPRRS
- a CDS encoding MMPL family transporter → MLSILARGLSRRPVLVLVLSGLLLALAAWSAFAMGGGLFGKAVDGGFDDPRGEASVAARVSTEELGRTDVDLLVTYTAPGLTVADPAFTDAVSTTLDDLVREHPDAVTEVVDPLAAPDPAATGLVSADGSTVVALVRLAGADDTERSASYTDEVADALVAPAPVQTLRGGVAAVNADVSSQVTTDLALAEGVMVPVVLVLLVVILGGLVAGSLPLAIGAFAIVGAFGAVSAVGELTDVSIFSVNVITALGLGLAVDYGLLMVARFREELRPGRDVGAALEATLGTAGRTVLVSGLTVAVSLAAMLFFPFMFVRSLGIGSIAAVVLAMLAALTVLPALLRLLGHRVDALGLPFRRGARAGAARTDGPWARIARTVMRRPVLVVVGTVALLAVLVAPVGGLQLGGVDTRALPERAESRQAGETVDAELPWLATDAVQVVARGTDGTTLAEAQRTALTAAVSDVAGAEPRVEAAAERALRLSVPLEDSDPFSAASRELVADLRDLSVPGVEVLVTGETAYFVDRLDVITDRLPWAVGFVVVTMLLLLFWAFGSVLLPVKAALLNTATIAATFGVLVWAFGDGNLAGVLGFTETGFLETSQLVVIVAIAFGLSMDYEVFLLSRMREEWDRTGDNTTAVANGLQRTGGIVTAAALLLGLVVGGFMLGDVTFIQMIGLGLAFALLLDATVVRTLLVPATMRLLGTANWWAPAPLARWWQRYGFREEPDAAGAVPQPRHRVPDREDTLVG